A window of Oncorhynchus tshawytscha isolate Ot180627B linkage group LG10, Otsh_v2.0, whole genome shotgun sequence contains these coding sequences:
- the LOC112236165 gene encoding vesicle-associated membrane protein-associated protein A isoform X2 — protein MFWLQQHLGPFTDVVTTNLKLKNPSDRRVCFKVKTTAPKRYCVRPNNGIIDAGATVTISVMLQPFDYDPNEKSKHKFMVQSIFAPPNVAEVDAMWKDVKPHDLMDSKLRCVFDLPSENNEVIDVELSSNATAPVLNSSKAAPVLNSSKAAPVLTAAKTASVLTNGSEMKNLTEECRRLQAEMDKLTGENRQLKDDGVRMRRAAQRSDHMTSNQTGSSSSMMQQTTAASLPSLLVVIAAIFIGFFIGKFIL, from the exons ATGTTTTGGCTTCAGCAACATTTAG GTCCCTTCACAGATGTCGTCACCACCAACCTGAAGCTGAAGAACCCGTCTGATAGAAGAGTATGTTTCAAAGTGAAGACCACAGCTCCCAAGAGATACTGTGTACGGCCCAACAACGGCATCATAGATGCAGGTGCTACCGTCACCATCTCTG TAATGCTCCAGCCCTTCGACTACGACCCCAACGAGAAAAGTAAACACAAATTCATGGTCCAGAGTATCTTTGCGCCTCCTAATGTGGCTGAGGTGGATGCAATG TGGAAAGATGTGAAACCTCATGACCTCATGGATTCCAAGCTGAGATGTGTATTCGACCTGCCTTCTGAAAACAATGAAGTG ATCGACGTGGAGTTGAGCAGCAACGCCACGGCTCCCGTGCTGAACTCGTCCAAGGCGGCTCCCGTGCTGAACTCGTCCAAGGCGGCTCCCGTGCTGACAGCGGCGAAGACCGCCAGCGTCTTGACCAACGGCTCTGAGATGAAGAACCTCACAGAGGAATGCAGGAGACTTCAGGCTGAGATGGACAAGCTGACCGGCGAAAACCGTCAACTCAAG GATGACGGTGTTAGAATGAGAAGGGCTGCCCAGCGTTCTGACCACATGACATCAAACCAGAcgggctcctcctcctccatgatgcAACAGACGACCGccgcctccctcccctctctcctcgttGTCATAGCAGCCATCTTCATCGGATTCTTCATCGGGAAGTTCATCTTGTAA
- the LOC112236165 gene encoding vesicle-associated membrane protein-associated protein A isoform X1, translating to MSKLEQILVLDPPCDLRFKGPFTDVVTTNLKLKNPSDRRVCFKVKTTAPKRYCVRPNNGIIDAGATVTISVMLQPFDYDPNEKSKHKFMVQSIFAPPNVAEVDAMWKDVKPHDLMDSKLRCVFDLPSENNEVIDVELSSNATAPVLNSSKAAPVLNSSKAAPVLTAAKTASVLTNGSEMKNLTEECRRLQAEMDKLTGENRQLKDDGVRMRRAAQRSDHMTSNQTGSSSSMMQQTTAASLPSLLVVIAAIFIGFFIGKFIL from the exons ATGTCCAAGTTGGAGCAAATCCTTGTTCTCGATCCCCCCTGTGACCTCAGATTTAAAG GTCCCTTCACAGATGTCGTCACCACCAACCTGAAGCTGAAGAACCCGTCTGATAGAAGAGTATGTTTCAAAGTGAAGACCACAGCTCCCAAGAGATACTGTGTACGGCCCAACAACGGCATCATAGATGCAGGTGCTACCGTCACCATCTCTG TAATGCTCCAGCCCTTCGACTACGACCCCAACGAGAAAAGTAAACACAAATTCATGGTCCAGAGTATCTTTGCGCCTCCTAATGTGGCTGAGGTGGATGCAATG TGGAAAGATGTGAAACCTCATGACCTCATGGATTCCAAGCTGAGATGTGTATTCGACCTGCCTTCTGAAAACAATGAAGTG ATCGACGTGGAGTTGAGCAGCAACGCCACGGCTCCCGTGCTGAACTCGTCCAAGGCGGCTCCCGTGCTGAACTCGTCCAAGGCGGCTCCCGTGCTGACAGCGGCGAAGACCGCCAGCGTCTTGACCAACGGCTCTGAGATGAAGAACCTCACAGAGGAATGCAGGAGACTTCAGGCTGAGATGGACAAGCTGACCGGCGAAAACCGTCAACTCAAG GATGACGGTGTTAGAATGAGAAGGGCTGCCCAGCGTTCTGACCACATGACATCAAACCAGAcgggctcctcctcctccatgatgcAACAGACGACCGccgcctccctcccctctctcctcgttGTCATAGCAGCCATCTTCATCGGATTCTTCATCGGGAAGTTCATCTTGTAA